In Arachis hypogaea cultivar Tifrunner unplaced genomic scaffold, arahy.Tifrunner.gnm2.J5K5 arahy.Tifrunner.gnm2.scaffold_194, whole genome shotgun sequence, the sequence ggcatatataaaaaaaagtacacTCAAAAGTTTACATGTATCAAAAGTatataattaaatcttaaaaGTTATAGTCATACAACCAAAAGTAACTGCatcagtaaaaaaaataattctgtTTACACAGACTATTTTAACAGAAAGTACTCGAATTTGATCTCGTTATTCTGTTATTGTTGATGTGATGTCTCAAgtattttcattgttttgtttGCTAGCAGGTGCTTCCACTATTGTTCTGTCTAGCCACAGATTTTGACGCTCTTGAACCCACCCCATTCCACATCTACCATAACTCCAAACGTAAAACTAATTCTGTAGAAGAACCCGGTCTCCATGAAGGCGCCATGATTCTCAGATGACAACGCAATCAAAGCACAGAATACATGACAGTTACAACAAatccattatcttttatttcaaattatcctcaacgtgtacgtaatagaatgaaaaattaaaatacaattatatttaaacaattatttgtattatttttattaatttattcaaaaaataattaaattttgaagctaattggtataaaatattacatatataaaactaagaaaattttttatttgtataagaatgagcctaataaataattattttattaatatataattaagagtatttcTTTTTTTGCCaacgagttatagttcaaatgacatagtctctataTTCACCTAAGAGttggtaaaaaaataagaatactttttttttattaacttttttaaacattaattatttattttacatacaatatagaaataaatgaatataatatttattgagtagacacgtaaaaaaaatttattgtcatagtatttgaaccaaagaaaaaaaagtattattttaagaaaaactaataatatatttttaataatattcttaatacaaaataataaattttaaatatttttttaaataatatatattaactaaaataatataattatcccaaataatatattataaatatagtaaaatgacatattttaataaaaaaattgttaataaaaacttatatgaatttttgttttgcacaaaataaaattattatatgtttgtttgttttttacgttgtatatatgttttttaattaaattagtataatacaaaatcttttatcattctgttcatatttaatgttttaattttatttctcacaaaataaaattatatatatataacacaaaattttttatcattatgtttatatttaatattataattttatttcacataaaacaaaatttatttaaattttaatattatatacataatatatatatatatatatatatatatatatatatatatatataaaacacaaaattttttagcgttgagtttatatttaatattataattttatttcacacaaaacaaaatttatttaaattttaatattatatacataatatatatttaatattatttttttttaagattctaatatattttttttttagatttagtacatgaattttcaacttattttttatgtattatttattttaattctaaaatccaataattttttttacagacatgttgtttttaatatttatatactattttttttattttgaacttcagccCAATACCTGagacttacaaaaaaaaaaatctaaaacttatcaaaaaatgattaacctgattaacaggttacctttttaaatccagaccattcaaataaaatGTAATAAATGAAGAGTTCAGATTTACGAATTCACAAGGTGTGCAGCACTCCATACTTAACAAGGAGCGTTTAAGGATTCGTCGACATATACCTATattttgtttacagtgtaaaaatcatctcgtttacactgtaaatgagatatggCAAGAGAATTTAAATCGGTAAATTCtcgtaaaaatatttattttgataaatattatatttattttatttattaaaataaaaaatccgacCAGTAGGGGAaagtaaaatttgaattttattctagttttatttataggttaaaattttttttttaaaactcaatCATATTTTTAGAATCTCTCCACTCTAATTCTACTAATATCCTAAAGTTCTCAATCTTACCTTATCCAATCTTATCtccagcaaaatcaaaacttttaaataaatataaaatttaattattctatattttatacatattaataaaataaaaataaaaaattaaatttaaattaaaattaaaaataataaaattttaaaaaaatttaacatatacaATTATAAATAACATGATCATCAagttcttaataaaattaaaataatataaataaaaataaatattttatcatttttttctaattttaaatttttgtaagttgcaatattactttttaaataacaaacatactaaattaataatttaaataattagcttaataattattttaattttttttaaaatatcatcgtATAATATATTAGAAGTGTCATCCTATCCTATCCTATTCATAGCGAATCGGATTAAATCAGATTGAGTATCCGCAAGTATGATATACGATGCCAGTCCTACAAAAAAGTTACTTTTCCCCCATTTGGTTTTTACGTAGGTTTCTGTTCTCTTTCCAACTTCATCAAGTGtggttatgtaaaaaaaaaaacaaacaaacaaacaaaaaaacaaaatctaGCGTTCTGAAAGAAATTAATTGTCTTACTGTATTGcttatattttttggatatattATAATTTTGTCATTTCCTAATAATTGTCCTAACAAGAAATATATAGACTaaaaaaaccaacaaaatatTCCTAAATAGTCATTTGGACTGAATACATTGCAATAGCAGGctctaattttattattcttcCATTAAGTAATGGTGTCTTGTTCAAAAAATTAAGGgacaagataaaataagatagtgGAACTCAGGTTTTCTACACATGTACTAAAATTCTAACTGTTCTCTACTCCATCTATAAATAAATTACTTATGCTCATCACCATCATATGGTTTCACAGTTCATCTCACAACACACATCATATATATGCATTATCCTTGCACCTAAGTGAAATCTAACATAGTTCTTGCAACTAATCTTAAGTTGGCCCTCCTTTATTTAACAATTCAAAAAACATTATACGTTAAGGCCAATTCTATGATGAAGAGGTTTTTGCATGCATAGAATGAAGAGAACTAGAGAAGTATTTAAtctcattttaaaaataaataaaaataaaatgatatattttgtgtGATAGCTATCCAACCATCCCTCGTTGAGAATTATCTCTTCATCGTTTTCCCTGTCCATCATAGCATGCACAATgcaaaaaacataaaaactccATTAATATTACATTAATTCCAATAATAGAACAAAGTCAACTAAGAATGCAAAAATATGACATAGAAACGCATGAActgttttttcttattattacatATTCATAAAGAAACAACTAGCCAGCAATCCTTAATTGAGCATAATAGTAGAGGCCAATCCTTAATTATCCTTTCAACCAAGTCAGAAACCTGCTTAAGTTCTTTGAAGAAGTACTTCCTTCTTCCATATTCTGCTTTAGCTTCTCCATCAGCTTATGAGACCTTGATCTCGTATTCTCATTACTAAGCAACTGATCCACTTTTGCCTTTATCTCTTTACGTGACACTAATCCCTTTTCATCCGAATCAAATGCCATCCCAACCTTCAATGTATCACAAACATAATTCTTGTTGAAAAGTTGGTCTGCGAAATACGGCCAACACAGGAGAGGCACTCCATTAGACAAAGCCTCTATGGTCGAATTCCAACCGCAATGACTTACAAAACAAGCTATAGCAGGGTGACTTAGCACCTTCTTTTGAGGAGCCCATCCAGTTATTTTACCTCTATAACCCTTGAATTCAAGAGGGAGACACATTTTATTGGTGCAATTAGGATCTTGACGCACAACCCAAAGAAAAGGTCTATTGGTGAGTTCAAGTCCAAGTGCAAGTTCTGTGAATTGTCTTTGGTCAAGTAGTGTGTGACTACCAAAGGCAACATAAACTACAGAACAATGAGGTTGTTGATCTAGCCAACTCATGCAAGATATATCTTCTTTCCAGAATTGTCCAGATGATTTTGTAGTTGCCCTTGTCAATAATGGGCCTATTGGCGATAATAGCTTTGGTACTAAGGAAAATGCTTCAGGTTCAAGTTCTTGAATGCTGTTACAGAGATACCACTCTGTCAAATTTGAATGACGCATGCAGTGCACCACATATTTAAACATTCTCTTTTCAACTGACGGATCAAAGAGATTTCGCCACCAACTAGATCCGATGTCCATACCAGGAATGTAAGAGGATAACCATAATGGTTTTTTTGAGATCTCAAATCCTGCAATTCAAAACAAGATAAACTTATTTTTTAACCAAAGGAATACAACATGTGTGTGTGAGACTGTGAGATGTGATGTGatattaataaaattagagaAAGTCTAGGGCCACCAGATTTTATGGTTTTTAGCTTACTatgatgtttttaatggtgtgagattgcatCTAATAGTGTAgaatcattcaatttttttttatggttaagtgctgaccagaatttaacaaaagtgCTGGCCTCCTAACACTTCTCATAAAATTATTGGGAGCCACTTGAATAAAGACGTCTAAAACATAAAGATGTtttctaataattaaaatttaacacatataattgattaaatcgtgttatttttgtcaaaattaagccAAAAAAGTTAATTTGActaaaaaaatggtgaatcaaatcttaaactggtctaaattaatattttttttataaaaattgactACAATAcgcttattataaaaaatgactaaaatattcctattatatatattaattttgataattctaAATTCTAGCACTTTACTTCTTGTCATAggattaaaatttaaagtttttaaaattaatatatatataggata encodes:
- the LOC114927330 gene encoding UDP-glycosyltransferase 83A1-like; the protein is MISTPTVLVVPYPAQGHVNPMMSLSHKLVEHGCNIIFVNSDFNHKRVVRSMENNNGSPSPIKLVSIPDGLGPDHDRVHLGELCDSVLRTMPSELEKLIEDLQLNEGIKVTCIVADVIMGWALEVARKVGIKGALFWPAAASMFVLQYNAPKLIADGILDSDGFEISKKPLWLSSYIPGMDIGSSWWRNLFDPSVEKRMFKYVVHCMRHSNLTEWYLCNSIQELEPEAFSLVPKLLSPIGPLLTRATTKSSGQFWKEDISCMSWLDQQPHCSVVYVAFGSHTLLDQRQFTELALGLELTNRPFLWVVRQDPNCTNKMCLPLEFKGYRGKITGWAPQKKVLSHPAIACFVSHCGWNSTIEALSNGVPLLCWPYFADQLFNKNYVCDTLKVGMAFDSDEKGLVSRKEIKAKVDQLLSNENTRSRSHKLMEKLKQNMEEGSTSSKNLSRFLTWLKG